In Aspergillus flavus chromosome 3, complete sequence, one genomic interval encodes:
- a CDS encoding putative phosphoinositide phosphatase (phosphoinositide phosphatase, putative) codes for MATTLLPFRDINLHASSSHYAFTSPSSPNAPTLIVDRPTGDLRLHDGTLPGAKRISSIAGILGMIKLKLDKYIIVITKALPMGRLRGHMVYKVAGTEFLPLRERPLHDHDEDTYLALLKELLRTGPMYFSYALDLTNSFQRQSQSDASLPMWKRADDRFFWNRFIQSDLIDFSLGGHDTTSVRYGPQPGVDPYILPVMYGMLRITPAKVKSTSFTFALITRRSRHRAGTRYFSRGIDEQGHVSNYNETEQIVILNDATGGLSGFSGGQSMKEKTADSGRDLQVMAYVQTRGSVPVFWAEVNNLKYTPKLQVRGVETAVDAARKHFAEQIRLYGENYLVNLVNQKGREERVKDAYEQLVRILVSPSTENTEVDAVSSEKIHALEPGQRQKELDRLHYIYFDFHNETKGLQWHRAELLMDRLIDGLTRGGYFRGVEDPGVPSGQLDIRSSQTSVVRTNCMDCLDRTNVVQSMLGRWAVTRQLTDAGILRQGEAANDDRDFEDLFRNIWADNADVVSKSYSGTGALKTDFTRTGQRTRAGMLQDLNNSITRYVKNNLLDGPRQDGFDVFLGTYLPPNSTLGNLQLFLDRRPLIIQSIPYILAAGVFMVLISIFTRRLPDAAVWPLRLFVIFWLVVSAWCARFILGHGMLYVNWPKLNTPAAGSEGYQDAMIKARSDPIVGQFLPSRKHQRGYSNARLGFLEEGKTRIE; via the exons ATGGCTACTACTCTCCTTCCGTTCCGCGATATCAACCTCCACGCCTCCTCCTCTCATTACGCTTTCACCTCGCCCTCTTCACCAAATGCTCCCACGCTTATCGTTGACCGCCCAACAGGCGACTTACGATTGCATGATGGCACCCTTCCTGGTGCTAAGCGCATTTCCAGTATCGCCGGTATACTGGGCATGATAAAGTTGAAGCTGG ACAAATATATCATCGTAATCACCAAAGCGCTGCCTATGGGTCGACTACGCGGACATATGGTTTACAAAGTTGCAGGAACTGAGTTCTTACCCCTTCGTGAGCGCCCGCTACATGACCACGATGAGGACACGTATTTGGCGCTGCTAAAAGAGCTTCTCCGCACGGGGCCAATGTATTTTTCTTATGCCTTGGACCTCACCAACAGTTTCCAGCGTCAGTCGCAAAGCGATGCTAGCCTTCCGATGTGGAAACGAGCCGATGACCGGTTCTTTTGGAATCGCTTCATTCAATCCGATCTCATAGACTTTAGCCTCGGAGGGCATGATACAACGAGCGTACGATATGGACCCCAGCCCGGAGTTGATCCTTATATTCTCCCCGTAATGTATGGAATGTTACGCATCACTCCGGCAAAGGTTAAGTCGACTTCTTTTACGTTTGCTCTCATTACGAGGAGATCTAGACACCGCGCTGGGACAAGATACTTTTCACGTGGTATAGATGAGCAAGGACACGTTTCAAATTACAACGAAACCGAGCAGATTGTGATCTTGAATGATGCGACTGGTGGGCTATCGGGGTTTTCTGGAGGCCAGtccatgaaagaaaaaactgcAGATTCGGGTCGGGACCTTCAGGTCATGGCTTACGTGCAGACTCGCGGGAGTGTTCCCGTATTTTGGGCCGAAGTCAACAACCTCAAGTATACCCCCAAACTCCAGGTTCGTGGGGTGGAAACAGCCGTCGATGCCGCACGAAAGCATTTTGCTGAGCAGATCCGGTTGTATGGAGAAAACTACCTGGTCAACCTTGTAAACCAGAAAGGGAGGGAGGAGCGAGTCAAGGATGCATATGAACAGCTCGTACGCATTTTGGTCTCTCCATCGACCGAGAATACAGAGGTCGACGCGGTATCCTCCGAGAAGATACATGCCCTGGAGCCAGGTCAAAGGCAGAAGGAATTGGACCGTCTCCACTACATCTACTTCGATTTCCACAACGAAACAAAGGGGCTGCAATGGCACCGCGCGGAACTGCTGATGGACCGTTTAATTGATGGTCTTACGCGAGGCGGTTATTTCCGTGGTGTAGAGGATCCTGGTGTGCCTAGTGGACAACTGGATATACGATCTTCACAAACCAGTGTTGTTCGTACCAACTGCATGGACTGCTTGGATCGAACGAACGTAGTGCAGAGTATGCTTGGGCGTTGGGCTGTAACCCGCCAGCTCACTGACGCAGGGATCCTacgtcaaggagaagctgcaAATGATGACCGGGACTTTGAGGACCTGTTCCGTAACATCTGGGCCGATAATGCAGACGTTGTCTCTAAATCGTATTCGGGCACCGGGGCACTGAAAACCGATTTCACCCGTACTGGCCAGCGTACTCGCGCTGGCATGCTGCAAGACTTGAACAATTCCATCACGCGATACGTGAAAAATAACCTCTTGGATGGCCCCAGGCAAGATGGCTTCGATGTCTTCTTGGGCACCTACCTTCCTCCAAATTCCACACTTGGCAACCTTCAACTTTTCCTAGACCGCCGACCCCTCATTATTCAGTCCATCCCCTATATCCTTGCTGCTGGTGTCTTTATGGTTCTAATTTCCATATTTACGAGGCGTTTGCCTGATGCTGCCGTGTGGCCGTTGCGTCTGTTCGTCATATTCTGGCTGGTGGTCTCTGCCTGGTGTGCACGCTTCATACTTGGGCATGGGATGCTTTAC GTGAACTGGCCCAAATTGAATACACCAGCTGCTGGATCCGAAGGGTATCAAGATGCGATGATCAAGGCCCGATCGGATCCTATCGTGGGGCAATTTCTTCCTTCCAGAAAGCACCAGAGGGGCTATAGCAATGCTCGACTCGGCTTTctggaagaagggaagaCTAGGATTGAATAG
- a CDS encoding putative tetrahydrofolylpolyglutamate synthase gives MRRGTPRDLADSIVTIFMRGFRIHTLYTYNSIRRFSSHPARMSRNYEAAITALNSLQTNFAVVQQLRESGDRRQMNLRSLPETIEWLRRIGYQPSDLNRLNPVHVAGTKGKGSTSAFISSILSQYTSPVPSESNDSAPRLKKVGLYTSPHLRFARERIQINGAPLSEEKFARYFFEVWDRLDEAARVAGENPEELRTKPQYFRYLTLMAFHTYLSEGVDAAVIECGIGGEYDCTNVLERPAATAITSLGIDHTAMLGTTIEEIAWHKGGIIKPGVKGFSAPQAASAEKVLYDRAADKKTQLEIIAGHPDLASGSSVKLGLAGDFQRTNAALAIATAAEFLKKVGLEDIPDDFMKKPLPAKFRKGLELARLGGRCETRHEKNVTWFIDGGHTLESIKLAGQWFTSQIHANSSSGAVANRKLRVLIFNQQTRDSNALAQALYDTLAAALGSEQPFTHAIFCTNVTYKAAGYRPDLVSMNTSASEVEKLQVQNSLAEKWRSIDPRAEVKVYGTIEEAVDFTRDLAAKERECSDNDETPIMSFVTGSLHLVGGFLDVIETKPGPQ, from the exons ATGCGACGAGGAACCCCTCGTGACTTAGCTGATAGCATTGTCACCATCTTCATGAGGGGTTTTCGCATACACACGCTCTATACCTATAATTCCATTCGTCGGTTCTCATCCCATCCGGCCAGAATGTCCCGCAACTATGAG GCTGCAATTACAGCATTGAATTCGCTGCAGACCAACTTCGCAGTTGTTCAACAACTGAGAGAGTCAGGAGACCGGCGACAAATGAATTTACGGTCTCTCCCCGAAACTATAGAGTGGCTCCGACGCATTGGATACCAG CCCTCCGATCTGAACCGTCTGAATCCTGTGCACGTTGCTGGTACCAAGGGCAAGGGATCGACCTCCGctttcatctcttccatccTATCTCAATACACTTCCCCGGTGCCCTCAGAATCAAATGATTCTGCGCCACGTCTCAAAAAAGTCGGCCTCTATACATCTCCTCACTTACGATTTGCCCGAGAGCGTATTCAGATCAATGGTGCGCCGCTCTCCGAAGAAAAGTTTGCTCGGTACTTCTTCGAGGTCTGGGACCGGCTTGATGAAGCGGCTCGTGTGGCCGGCGAGAACCCGGAAGAACTACGAACAAAGCCGCAGTATTTTCGATACCTGACTCTTATGGCATTTCATACTTATCTGAGTGAAGGTGTGGATGCTGCGGTGATAGAGTGTGGCATCGGTGGAGAGTATGACTGCACGAATGTCCTCGAGCGGCCTGCCGCGACGGCGATCACAAGCTTAGGTATTGACCATACTGCTATGCTGGGAACAACGATTGAGGAAATTGCCTGGCATAAGGGTGGTATTATAAAGCCTGGGGTCAAAGGCTTCAGTGCTCCTCAAGCTGCCAGTGCCGAAAAGGTTCTATACGACCGTGCAGCGGATAAGAAAACTCAATTGGAAATCATTGCAGGTCATCCTGATCTAGCCAGTGGTAGCAGTGTGAAACTTGGGTTGGCCGGCGATTTCCAACGCACAAATGCAGCTCTGGCGATCGCAACGGCTGCAGAATTTCTTAAGAAAGTCGGGCTCGAAGACATTCCAGATGATTTTATGAAGAAGCCTTTGCCTGCTAAATTCCGTAAGGGGTTGGAATTGGCTCGGTTAGGCGGGCGTTGTGAAACCCGACATGAAAAGAATGTCACCTGGTTCATTGACGGTGGTCATACTCTAGAGAGTATCAAGCTGGCCGGTCAATGGTTCACCTCCCAGATACATGCGAATTCCTCATCCGGTGCGGTAGCAAACAGAAAGCTGCGCgtcttgatcttcaatcaGCAAACTCGTGATAGCAATGCCCTCGCCCAAGCCCTCTACGATACCTTGGCTGCAGCTCTTGGGTCCGAGCAGCCTTTCACTCACGCGATTTTCTGTACCAATGTAACGTACAAAGCGGCAGGTTATCGACCCGACCTCGTAAGCATGAATACGAGCGCATCTGAGGTGGAAAAGTTACAGGTCCAGAACAGCCTTGCGGAGAAATGGCGTTCAATTGATCCACGTGCTGAGGTCAAGGTGTATGGTACCATCGAAGAAGCTGTTGACTTCACCCGAGACCTGGCAgcgaaggagagagaatGTTCAGATAACGATGAAACACCCATCATGAGCTTTGTCACGGGCAGCTTACATCTTGTTGGCGGTTTCCTAGATGTGATCGAGACCAAGCCGGGTCCGCAATGA
- a CDS encoding Alpha/Beta hydrolase protein, with protein sequence MVELQSIFKKAYWSLAAGGLVYVSIIFALTFPTVQRFALYAHKANPALWEDVNQVESFGFLKTQVQPFNLVTPDNETLYAWHLLPPHLCREHEEKLNADEPSGPASDYTKTPAYELLANDPNARVVVAFHGNAAHIGSAQRPETYRMLLGLSTPSNPIHVFAMDYRGFGISTGSPTEEGLITDGVALLNFLTSSPLNIPPSRIVITGQSLGTAVSAAVTERFAFGSPDPTAIQPAIKNPEPFAGVILIASFSNIPSLLDTYSLKGLTPPILSPLVGYPRVKNWTKSHVIDRWDTAARVARLTGVGPTAQNDSAIGYADKGLDLTIVHAYNDAEIPWYEGRRVWVAATGENDKDAPGRLVHEKKDSKSQNEVLIWENRSSKNAGVVKSVRWERVPYGGHNRVATFSVAALAVLRAFEQ encoded by the exons ATGGTTGAACTTCAGTCCATCTTTAAAAAGGCCTACTGGTCGCTGGCCGCCGGCGGTCTTGTCTACGTGAGCATCATCTTTGCCTTGACATTCCCAACCGTTCAAAGATT TGCCCTCTATGCTCACAAGGCCAATCCAGCTCTCTGGGAAGATGTCAACCAGGTTGAATCTTTCGGTTTCCTGA AGACACAGGTCCAACCATTTAATTTGGTGACACCCGATAATGAAACCCTCTACGCGTGGCATCTGCTCCCTCCCCACCTCTGTCGGGAGCATGAGGAGAAATTAAATGCAGATGAGCCTTCGGGTCCGGCGAGTGACTATACTAAAACTCCCGCCTACGAACTGCTGGCAAATGACCCTAATGCCAGGGTCGTGGTCGCTT TCCACGGTAATGCCGCTCACATCGGCTCCGCTCAACGCCCGGAAACCTACCGTATGCTTCTGGGACTGTCAACACCCTCCAACCCTATCCATGTCTTCGCCATGGACTATCGCGGCTTCGGCATATCCACCGGATCCCCGACAGAAGAAGGCCTAATCACCGATGGAGTAGCCCTGCTCAACTTCCTCACCTCCAGTCCATTGAATATCCCCCCGTCTCGAATCGTCATCACAGGCCAGAGCCTCGGAACAGCCGTCAGCGCAGCGGTAACCGAGCGTTTTGCATTCGGATCTCCCGACCCAACTGCCATCCAGCCCGCCATAAAAAACCCCGAACCCTTCGCTGGTGTGATCCTCATTGCATCATTTAGTAATATACCTAGTCTCCTCGATACTTACAGTTTGAAGGGTCTCACACCTCCAATCCTCTCCCCTCTTGTTGGCTACCCTCGTGTGAAGAACTGGACGAAGAGCCATGTTATCGATCGTTGGGATACCGCCGCGCGAGTGGCACGGTTAACCGGAGTTGGACCGACGGCTCAGAATGATTCGGCTATTGGTTATGCGGATAAGGGGTTGGATCTTACCATTGTGCATGCGTATAACGATGCCGAGATCCCATGGTACGAAGGACGTCGCGTTTGGGTGGCTGCAACTGGGGAGAACGATAAGGATGCTCCCGGGCGCCTTGTCCacgagaagaaggactcGAAGAGTCAGAATGAAGTGCTTATCTGGGAGAACAGATCTAGCAAGAACGCCGGTGTGGTTAAAAGTGTTAGATGGGAGCGTGTGCCGTACGGTG GTCATAACCGCGTTGCGACATTTTCTGTTGCTGCTCTTGCTGTGCTTAGGGCTTTCGAGCAGTGA
- a CDS encoding restriction of telomere capping protein 5 (conserved hypothetical protein), producing MGLSQSTELGQASSPEELSHMLAERFATKCFTPLELTHFKDNFFTRAAGQGDVKYWNEKILSDFLAIPDSSDAECPLDAGPVIFRMVSYLGAFPFQNTLAPSVLTFEAMVKVVVLLTERYGKVLRRARKDRIRLLFGSLADVGRKDIDQPANDGNSKEDKVDSSATKSHAPGFSVDEPTNDDYEDDDDDLALAALESLDAIEVFRHDSRIDKAVYEARISIATFRRLLMLLLVISPLRPLEPVKAYTSDLNEGRMRTVRQQADNILAAFPQEESGGISYRAFAKTIETSLPYLFDPLTPLFEHLLFSRNLNLSQKRDRSDSTDPTDQTSETPLPLSASIMLPGSFESAILNPSIVSHLSFFLPSTNGSKNLLRDNLRLHPIFSTAAHGSSLTSFSHNVLTWQSGTLLLLEGAVAEPSGEQMVTLGAYLPQPWKTGSSAQSSRLSETSALPCLFQLSPKHLLLPGNPSSSIQNPDTPAAYFSNHSGISLGCRIPPASRSQRLVPSPLGAGSLTIDTSLETAEFHVAPFGHNGVFLPAGTSSTSDNATKTHIDIYNLELWGFVPDPGVSSSEKSAIELQKAKWDFEAREAERRRSLNIKAGAGDSAMEGARWLLETAGIIGDSHGRGGGSV from the exons ATGGGGTTAAGCCAGTCGACCGAACTTGGCCAGGCCTCCTCGCCAG AGGAGCTGAGCCACATGCTTGCTGAACGCTTCGCGACCAAATGCTTTACTCCCTTAGAATTAACCCACTTCAAGGACAACTTCTTTACCCGTGCCGCGGGACAGGGAGACGTAAAGTATTGGAATGAAAAGATCTTGTCCGACTTTCTAGCTATACCTGATAGCAGTGACGCCGAATGTCCACTGGATGCCGGTCCGGTGATCTTCCGTATGGTGTCGTATCTGGGGGCCTTTCCTTTCCAGAACACATTGGCTCCGAGCGTACTGACATTCGAGGCCATGGTTAAAGTGGTTGTGTTGCTAACTGAGAGATATGGGAAAGTCTTAAGACGAGCGCGGAAGGACAGGATCAGGCTACTCTTTGGGAGCCTTGCTGACGTAGGGAGGAAGGACATTGATCAGCCGGCGAACGATGGGAATTCTAAGGAAGATAAGGTCGATTCTTCCGCTACTAAATCCCATGCTCCTGGATTCTCTGTGGATGAGCCTACGAACGATGACTacgaagacgatgacgacgacctTGCGCTTGCGGCTTTGGAGTCTTTAGATGCGATTGAAGTGTTCAGGCACGACTCCCGCATCGATAAGGCAGTCTATGAAGCTCGGATATCTATTGCCACTTTTCGTCGCCTTCTGATGCTACTTCTTGTCATCTCACCTCTAAGGCCCCTAGAACCAGTAAAGGCATATACGTCTGACTTGAACGAAGGGCGCATGCGAACTGTGAGACAGCAAGCCGATAATATCCTAGCCGCATTTCCCCAGGAAGAGTCGGGAGGGATTAGCTATAGAGCGTTTGCTAAAACCATTGAAACATCGTTGCCATATCTATTCGATCCTTTGACGCCACTGTTTGAGCATCTTCTTTTTAGCAGAAATTTGAACTTGTCCCAGAAGCGTGACCGAAGTGACTCAACAGATCCTACAGACCAGACGTCAGAGACTCCCTTGCCGTTATCAGCATCAATTATGCTCCCAGGAAGCTTCGAATCTGCGATATTGAACCCAAGCATTGTGTCACATCTGTCGTTTTTCCTTCCATCCACCAACGGCAGCAAGAACCTTCTCCGTGATAACTTGCGTCTACATCCCATTTTCTCTACGGCCGCGCATGGATCATCTCTAACTTCATTCTCTCACAATGTTCTAACCTGGCAGTCAGGCACATTATTGCTTCTTGAaggtgctgttgctgaacCGTCTGGTGAGCAGATGGTCACACTAGGAGCATATCTGCCACAACCTTGGAAAACCGGGTCCTCAGCTCAGAGTTCTCGACTTTCCGAGACATCTGCCCTTCCTTGCCTATTCCAACTGTCTCCGAAACACCTACTTCTGCCCGGGAACCCATCATCTTCTATACAGAATCCCGACACTCCGGCAGCGTATTTCTCTAATCACTCGGGTATTTCGCTTGGATGTCGAATACCGCCGGCATCTCGGAGCCAACGCCTAGTCCCCTCGCCGCTGGGCGCGGGCAGCCTAACGATAGATACGAGCCTTGAGACGGCAGAATTCCATGTTGCCCCATTCGGGCACAATGGTGTGTTCCTCCCTGCCGGTACCAGCTCAACGTCGGACAATGCAACCAAAACGCACATTGACATCTACAACCTTGAGCTATGGGGGTTTGTCCCTGATCCTGGTGTTTCCTCCTCCGAGAAGAGTGCCATCGAACTTCAAAAGGCGAAGTGGGACTTCGAAGCGAGGGAAGCGGAAAGAAGACGTAGCTTGAATATAAAGGCCGGGGCGGGAGATTCCGCTATGGAGGGAGCTAGATGGTTATTGGAAACGGCAGGCATAATTGGCGATAGTCACGGACGGGGTGGAGGAAGTGTTTGA
- a CDS encoding acyl-CoA N-acyltransferase has product MSDPKDTKGKAPQAEDTQAGSSEQKLKDATITPKMAEKLLENNPALKNELAGMDKKDAAEALRKMTISELLTGLSVGGKNQKDMASYRFWQTQPVPRFDETSNASGGPIKIIDPEKVSKEPDQLIEGFEWTTLDLTNETELQELWDLLTYHYVEDDNAMFRFRYSQSFLHWALMSPGWRKEWHVGVRATKSKKLVASICGVPTEIRVRDQKLKVTEINFLCIHKKLRSKRLTPVLIKEITRRCYLNGIYQAIYTAGVVLPTPVSSCRYYHRPLDWLKLYEVGFSPLPHGSTKARQITKNHLPSTTSTPGLRPMEIKDIDAVHDLLERYLKRFDMNQAFTKEEIEHWLVHKDGAGKEQVVWSYVVEDPETHKITDFFSFYNLPSTVIQHPKHKEVRAAYLYYYATETAFTEDLKALKERLLLLMNDALIQAKKAHFDVFNALTLHDNPLFLEQLKFGAGDGQLHFYLYNYRTAPIPGGVNEKNLPDEKKMGGVGVVML; this is encoded by the exons ATGTCGGACCCTAAGGATACCAAGGGCAAAGCGCCCCAGGCTGAAGACACACAAGCAGGTAGCTCTGAGCAAAAGCTCAAGGATGCGACAATCACCCCCAAGATGGCGGAGAAGCTATTGGAGAATAACCCGGCGCTGAAGAACGAGCTGGCCGGAATGGACAAGAAAGACGCTGCGGAGGCATTGCGCAAAATGACCATCTCCGAGCTGCTGACTGGTCTATCGGTCGGTGGGAAGAACCAGAAGGACATGGCTTCGTACAGGTTCTGGCAGACACAACCCGTACCCCGTTTCGATGAGACCAGCAATGCCAGCGGAGGTCCCATTAAGATCATCGACCCCGAGAAGGTGTCGAAGGAGCCCGATCAGCTCATTGAAGGTTTCGAGTGGACAACTCTTGATTTGACCAACGAGACCGAGCTGCAGGAATTGTGGGATTTGTTGACATACCACTACGTGGAGGACGATAACGCCATGTTCCGCTTTAGATACTCCCAGTCATTTTTGCATTG GGCTCTGATGTCTCCCGGTTGGAGAAAAGAATGGCATGTGGGCGTTCGCGCTACCAAGTCTAAGAAGCTTGTCGCATCCATTTGCGGTGTGCCTACCGAGATCCGTGTTCGCGATCAGAAGCTCAAGGTGACGGAAATCAACTTCCTCTGTATCCACAAGAAACTGCGGTCTAAGCGTTTGACTCCCGTTCTCATCAAGGAGATCACCCGTCGCTGCTACCTGAATGGAATCTACCAAGCCATCTATACTGCTGGTGTGGTTTTGCCTACGCCAGTCAGCTCCTGCCGCTACTACCACCGTCCGTTGGACTGGCTGAAGCTTTATGAGGTCGGCTTCTCACCCCTTCCTCATGGCTCTACCAAAGCCCGCCAGATCACCAAGAATCATCTTCCCAGCACTACATCTACGCCTGGACTGCGTCCCATGGAGATCAAGGATATTGACGCCGTCCACGACTTGCTCGAGCGGTATCTGAAGCGCTTTGATATGAACCAGGCTTTCACAAAAGAGGAAATCGAGCATTGGTTGGTACACAAGGATGGCGCAGGAAAGGAGCAAGTTGTGTGGTCATATGTGGTAGAAGATCCTGAGACGCACAAGATTACCGACTTCTTCTCGTTCTACAACCTCCCATCAACGGTCATTCAGCACCCGAAGCATAAGGAAGTGCGCGCTGCTTACCTCTATTACTATGCAACCGAGACCGCATTCACGGAGGATCTGAAGGCCTTGAAAGAACGTCTTCTACTCCTGATGAACGATGCCTTGATCCAGGCCAAGAAG GCTCACTTCGATGTGTTCAACGCCCTTACCCTGCACGACAACCCTCTCTTCTTGGAGCAGCTGAAGTTCGGTGCAGGCGATGGCCAGCTTCACTTTTACCTTTACAACTACAGGACAGCCCCTATCCCTGGAGGTGTTAACGAGAAGAACCTGCCGGATGAGAAAAAGATGGGAGGTGTTGGCGTTGTTATGTTGTGA
- a CDS encoding elongation factor G, mitochondrial (translation elongation factor G1, putative), with protein MRCPSLTRLPYRAVSGLPRSVVRLQSQNFLTRRCASTAVLRSPTAAPAYQSILNKHLQQRRNASGTAAAVLEAAASDNLSQEAIIENLDPVEAGRLSRVRNIGIAAHIDSGKTTCTERVLFYTGRIKAIHEVRGGDKVGAKMDSMDLEREKGITIQSAATFCDWVKKDEDGKENKYHFNLIDTPGHIDFTIEVERALRVLDGAVMILCAVSGVQSQTITVDRQMRRYNVPRISFVNKMDRMGANPFKAVDQINNKLKLPAAAVQVPIGAEDEFEGVVDLIRMKAIYNRGPSGEELFETEEIPEKVKSTVEERRKKLIETLADVDDEIAELFILEEEPTEQQLKAAIRRATIGLKFTPVFMGSALANKSVQPMLDGVVDYLPNPAEVQNLALDKKRDEASVQLVPYQSLPLVGLAFKLEESNFGQLTYIRVYQGTLRKGANVFNARNDKKIKIPRIVRMHSNEMEEVSEVGAGEICAVFGVDCASGDTFTDGQLGYTMSSMFVPEPVISLSIKPKNNKDAAKFSKAMARFQREDPTFRVTYDVESEQTLISGMGELHLDIYVERMRREYNVDCETGPPQVAYRETIGNRVEFDHLLKKQSGGPGDYARVVGWMEPTGKLDDNVFEEQIVGGSISEKFLFACEKGFHLACEKGPLIGHKVLGTKMVINDGATHMTDSSEMSFKNATQQAFRKAFKESNPSVLEPMMKTVVTAPAEFQGDVISLLNKRNATINDSEVGVDEFTVYADCSLNGMFGFSSNLRAATQGKGEYTMEFSHYEKCPPQVQKELIAKYLKAQADRHKK; from the exons TCGACGGCCGTTCTCCGTTCACCCACTGCTGCCCCGGCTTATCAGTCTATCCTGAACAAACATCTCCAGCAAAGGAGAAATGCCTCAGGTACTGCCGCTGCTGT TCTTGAAGCCGCTGCCTCCGACAACTTGTCTCAAGAGGCGATCATTGAGAACCTTGACCCTGTTGAGGCAGGACGGCTATCCAGAGTCCGGAATATCGGTATCGCT GCGCACATCGACAGCGGCAAGACTACATGTACCGAACGTGTCCTTTTCTATACCGGCCGTATCAAGGCAATTCACGAGGTTCGTGGAGGTGACAAGGTTGGTGCTAAGATGGACTCCATGGACTTGGAGCGTGAAAAGGGTATTACTATCCAGTCCGCTGCCACATTCTGTGACTGggtgaagaaggatgaggatggcaaggaaaacaagTATCATTTCAACTTGATTGATACACCTGGACATATCGACTTCACTATCGAAGTCGAAAGAGCGTTGCGTGTTCTCGATGGAGCGGTCATGATCCTGTGTGCTGTTTCAGGTGTCCAGTCTCAGACCATTACCGTCGATCGACAGATGAGGCGTTACAACGTTCCCAGAATCTCCTTCGTCAACAAGATGGACCGTATGGGGGCCAACCCATTCAAGGCTGTCGACCAGATCAACAACAAGCTCAAGCTCCCTGCTGCTGCGGTCCAGGTGCCTATCGGTGCTGAGGACGAATTCGAAGGTGTAGTCGATTTGATCCGCATGAAGGCAATCTACAACAGGGGACCTAGCGGCGAGGAGCTCTTTGAGACGGAGGAAATTCCCGAGAAAGTCAAGAGCACTGTGGAGGAAAGGCGGAAGAAGCTCATCGAAACTCTTGCTGACGTGGATGATGAGATCGCCGAGCTCTTTATTCTCGAAGAAGAGCCTACCGAGCAGCAGTTGAAGGCTGCGATCCGCCGCGCAACCATTGGTCTGAAGTTCACTCCCGTCTTCATGGGTTCTGCTTTGGCGAACAAGTCTGTGCAGCCCATGCTGGACGGTGTTGTTGACTACCTTCCCAACCCTGCAGAGGTGCAAAACCTTGCTCTTGACAAGAAGCGTGATGAGGCCTCGGTACAACTTGTTCCATACCAGTCCCTTCCACTGGTTGGTCTTGCTTTCAAGCTGGAAGAAAGCAACTTCGGCCAGTTGACATACATCCGTGTATACCAAGGAACCCTCCGTAAGGGTGCCAACGTTTTCAATGCCCGTAACGATAAGAAGATCAAGATTCCTCGCATTGTCCGTATGCATTCCAATGAGATGGAGGAAGTTAGTGAGGTCGGTGCCGGTGAAATCTGTGCCGTCTTCGGTGTTGACTGTGCCTCTGGTGATACTTTCACTGATGGTCAACTTGGCTATACCATGTCTTCTATGTTCGTTCCTGAGCCTGTCATCTCTCTTTCGATCAAGcccaagaacaacaaggATGCCGCCAAATTCTCGAAGGCTATGGCTCGTTTCCAGAGAGAAGATCCCACTTTCCGGGTGACCTACGATGTCGAGAGTGAACAGACTCTTATCTCCGGAATGGGCGAACTGCACCTTGATATTTACGTGGAGCGCATGCGCCGTGAGTATAATGTTGACTGCGAAACTGGCCCGCCGCAGGTCGCATACCGCGAGACCATCGGCAACCGGGTTGAGTTCGACCATCTACTCAAGAAGCAATCGGGAGGTCCTGGAGACTACGCCCGTGTCGTTGGTTGGATGGAGCCAACCGGCAAGCTCGATGACAACGTCTTTGAGGAGCAGATCGTTGGTGGAAGTATCTCTGAGAAGTTCCTGTTCGCTTGTGAAAAGGGTTTCCATCTTGCTTGCGAGAAGGGACCTCTTATCGGTCACAAGGTGCTTGGTACTAAGATGGTCATCAACGATGGTGCCACCCACATGACAGATTCCTCTGAAATGTCCTTCAAGAATGCCACCCAACAGGCCTTCCGGAAGGCATTCAAGGAAAGCAACCCATCTGTTCTTGAGCCTATGATGAAGACTGTTGTGACTGCTCCCGCTGAGTTCCAGGGTGATGTCATTTCACTTCTGAACAAGCGCAATGCCACCATCAACGATTCCGAAGTCGGCGTTGATGAGTTCACTGTGTACGCCGACTGCAGTCTGAACGGCATGTTCGGCTTCAGCAGCAACCTACGTGCGGCTACTCAGGGTAAGGGTGAATACACCATGGAATTCAGCCACTACGAGAAGTGTCCTCCTCAAGTCCAGAAGGAACTTATCGCGAAGTACCTCAAGGCTCAGGCCGACCGTCACAAGAAATAA